A region from the Triticum aestivum cultivar Chinese Spring chromosome 3D, IWGSC CS RefSeq v2.1, whole genome shotgun sequence genome encodes:
- the LOC123075627 gene encoding glutathione S-transferase U8: MTEPVKLIGAFGSPFVHRAEVALRLKGVAYELITEDLFNKSELLLRHNPVHHRVPVLLHGDKAICESLVILEYIDEAFDGQPLLPTDPGERAEARFWAKFFAEKCLMSVWLALWTEGETQKVLMKDAKEHLAIVETQLKEKRFFGGVAIGLADIAGASVLSHWAGVLQEVAGITIMSDDEYPAIRRWMEDYNADEVVTECLPDRDQLVSHFTSIRGKCVAAAKSMLPNYLATK; this comes from the exons ATGACTGAACCGGTGAAGCTCATCGGCGCCTTcggcagcccgttcgtccaccgtGCGGAGGTGGCCCTGCGCCTCAAGGGAGTCGCCTACGAGCTCATCACGGAAGACCTGTTCAACAAGAGCGAGCTGCTGCTCCGCCACAACCCCGTCCATCACAGGGTGCCCGTGCTCCTCCACGGCGACAAGGCCATCTGCGAGTCGCTGGTCATCCTCGAGTACATCGACGAGGCCTTTGATGGCCAGCCGCTCCTGCCAACCGACCCCGGCGAGAGGGCCGAGGCCCGCTTCTGGGCCAAGTTCTTTGCGGAAAAG TGCCTGATGTCGGTGTGGCTGGCGCTGTGGACGGAGGGCGAGACACAGAAGGTTCTCATGAAGGATGCTAAGGAACATCTGGCGATAGTGGAGACACAGCTCAAGGAGAAGAGATTCTTCGGAGGCGTTGCCATCGGCCTCGCCGACATCGCCGGCGCCAGCGTGCTGTCCCACTGGGCTGGCGTGCTGCAAGAGGTCGCTGGGATAACCATCATGAGCGATGACGAGTATCCTGCTATTCGCCGGTGGATGGAGGACTACAACGCCGACGAAGTTGTCACGGAGTGCCTGCCGGATCGGGACCAGCTTGTGTCCCACTTCACCTCTATCAGAGGGAAGTGCGTCGCCGCGGCCAAGTCCATGCTACCCAATTATCTAGCCACCAAATAG